CCAAGTTGCGCGATGACCGACCCATCGACGAGCTCGACGAGCGAGTGGACCACCGACTGCGGGTGCACGACGACATCGATGCGGCTCGCCGGCACGTCGAACAGCCAGTGGGCCTCGATGACCTCGAGGCCCTTGTTCATGAGCGTCGCCGAGTCGATGGTGATCTTGCGACCCATCTTCCACGTCGGGTGGCTCAGCGCGGCGTCCGGTGTCACCGCCGCCAGTGCTTCGGCCGTCGCCGTCCGGAAGGGCCCGCCCGATGCCGTGAGAACCAGGCGCCGCAGCTCGTCGGCCCGACGTCCGTGGAGACACTGGTGGATCGCGTTGTGCTCGCTGTCGACGGGGAGAATCGTCACGCCGCGCCGCCTGGCCGCCGCGGTGACGAGCCCGCCGGCCATGACGAGCACCTCCTTGTTCGCGAGCGCAATGGTCTTGCCGGCCTCGATCGCGGCCAGCACCGCCTCGAGCGCGGCCGTGCCCGACGAGGCGCACAGCACCAGATCGACGTCGGGCTGCGTGACGACCGCACAGAGGCCATCCGACCCGTGGCCGAGCACCCCGATGCGGTTGCAGGTCGCCGCCGTCAGCGCGCGCTTGACGTCGACGAGCGCCTGCTCCGAGGACAGGGACACCGAGCGCGGACGAAAGCGCTCGACCTGCTCGACGAACGTGGCGGTGTTCCGGCCCGCCGCGAGGGCCGTGACCTCGAGCCGCTCGGGATGCGCCTCGACCACCGAGAGCGCGCTTTGTCCGATCGAGCCCGTGGATCCCAGGATGGCGATGCGCTTCACGGCGTGGCGTACCTCAACCAGACGTAGAGCACGGGCACGGCGAACAGCAGCGAGTCGACCCGGTCGAGCATGCCGCCGTGCCCGGGAATCAGGCTCGAGGAGTCCTTCACGCCGGCGCTGCGCTTGATCAACGACTCGAAGAGGTCGCCGACGATGCCGAGCAGGGCCATCAACACCCCGAGGATGGCGAGCCAGAGCATCCCGGCCCCGGGTAGCCACCAGGCGCCCAGCGCCGGCAGCACGACGGCCGCGGCGGCCACACCCGACACCGCACCCTCGACCGTCTTCTTGGGGCTCACGACCGGCGCCAGCAGGCGCCGGCCGAGCGCCCGGCCGCCGAAGAACTGGGCGATGTCGCTCGCCATCACCGTCAGCAGGGCCGCCAACAGGGCCCAGGGACCGAACTCGACGCGCAACGCGAGGATCGCGCCCGCCGGCACGCCGATGTAGACCGGGGCGGCGAGCGCCACGCCGACCTGCCTGAGCGCGTCCTCGTCGGGACGGCCTCGACCGACCGCCAGGGCGCCCACGACAATCAGGGCGGCCAGCAAGACGACGGACACCGGGCCGCCGAACGCCATCGCGAGGCTCGACGCGACGGTCGCCACCACCATTGGCAGGGCGGCGAAGCCTCCCGGCCCGGCCAGCCTGGCGAACTCGTGCGAGGCCAGCGCCACGACCACGGCCGCCAGCGCGATGGTGCCCCAGGGCGGCAGCGCGACGACGACGGCGACGACGACGGCGAGCAGGACGAGACCGCTCACGATGCGTGTCAGCATGGGCGATGGTCTTCCTCGGGCGGGGCGGAGCGGGCGGCGGGCGCGGGCCGCGGTGACGGCGGTTCCGAGGTCGCGCACTCTCGCGATGGCGCGGCGCCGACCCGTGGGACGCCCGAGCTCACCGGCCCGCCAGTGCCGGCGCGTCGATGCCGCCGTAGCGCCGCTCGCGCTTCTGGTAGGCGACGATGGCCTCGAGCAGGTGTCGGCAGCGGAAATCGGGCCACAGCGTCTCGGTGACCCAGATCTCGGCATACGCGATCTGCCAGAGCAGGTAGTTGCTGATGCGCAGTTCGCCGCTCGTACGGATGAGCAGGTCCGGATCGGGCTGGCCGGCCGTGTAGAGGAACCCGGCGAAGCGGGCCTCATCGAGCTCGTCGGGCGTGAGTCCCGACGCCATCGCCCGCCGTGCGGCGTCGACGATTTCCGCCCGGCCGCCGTAGTTGAGGGCGATGTTGAACAGCATGCCCCGGTTGTCGCCCGTTCGGGCCTCCGCGTCGGCCAGTTCCCGCTGGATGTCGGGGGCCAGCGCCTCCCGCCGGCCGATCACACGGAACCGGATGTCGTTCTGCAGCAGCGTCTGCAGCTCGCTGCGCAGATACCGCTTGAGCAGTCCCATCAAGGTGTTGACCTCGGTCGCGGGCCGCTTCCAGTTCTCGACCGAGAACGCGTAGAGCGTGAGGACGCGGATGCCGAGGCGGGCCGACGTCTCGACCACGTCGCGCACCGCGTCGATGCCCGCACGATGCCCCTCGACCCTCGGCAGCAGACGCCTGGCCGCCCACCGGCCGTTGCCGTCCATGATCACCGCGATGTGGGTCGGCAGCCGGTCGAAGTCGATCTGTCGCACGAGCGCCTCGTCAGGCGACCCCTCGGCGACGCGCGCGAGCATCTCTTCGAGAGCCATCGTGAGCCTGTGGAACGCAAACGATGATTCTACCGTGCCTTAGCGCTCGTCATCAACCGGACGCCAGTCGTGCCCGCCGCCCGCCGGCGGGTCGCCGGCATAGCGCACCGACACCAGGAAGAGCCCCTCCGGGGGCGCGGTGGGCCCCGCTCGTCGGCGGTCGCGGCCATCGAGCACGTCGGCCATCCATCGCGCCGGACGCCGCCCGAGGCCGACCTGCACGACCGACCCCACGATGTTGCGGACCATGTGCCGCAGGAAGCCGTCGCCTCGGAAGTCGAGGCTCACGACGCCGCCTTCCTCCACGTCGGGTTCGACGGCGCCCCGCATCGGCGCCCACGCCGTCAGCTGGGCCGACACACCGCTCAAGGTACGCACGGTCGAAGTGACGTGGCTGCCCGTCGCCTGGAAGGCGGCGAAGTCGTGCTGGCCCTCGACGACGGCGAGCGCGTCGGCCAGCGCATCGAAATCGAGGGGCCGGGCGACGTGCCAGCTGTACCGTCGCTCGAACGGGTCGCCGATGGCCCGGTTGAAGATGCGGTAGCGGTAGAGCTTCTCGCGCGCCGCGAACCGGGCGTTGAACCCGTCTGGCGCGTCGGCCGCGGCGAGCACGCGGATGTCGTGCGGCAGTCGCGCGTTGAGGGCCCTGACGAGGGCGGCCGGCTCAATCTCGCGGGAGAGCGTGGCGCTGGCGACCTGCCCGAGCGCGTGGACCCCGGCGTCGGTTCGCCCCGCGCCGACCACCGCGACCTTCCGCTCCTCGAGGGTCTCGAGCGCCTGCTCGACGGCCGCCTGCACCGAGGGGCCGTTGGCCTGCCGCTGCCAGCCCGCGTAGCGGCCGCCATCGTAGGCCAGCGTGATCCGCACCGTGCGCACGCGTCCCCTCCGTCTGGCGCGGCCGGCCGCCGCCCCGGGCCCCGCGATCAGCGCGAGCCAGGCTTGACTGCGGCGCTGCCCGCCGCACACAGCGGGCAGCGGTCGGCGTCGTACGTGGGCAGATCGATCGACGCCAGGGCCACGAACGGCACGCCGAGGTCGACGGCCGACCCACGATTGACGATGGCGGCGGCGCCGACGACGGTCGCCCCCGCGGCGCGTGCGACCTCGATCGTCTCGCGCGTCGATCCGCCGGTCGTCAGGACGTCTTCGACGACCAGCACCCGGTCGTCCCGGCCCAGTGTGAAGCCGCGCCTCAGGCGGAGCCCGCCGTCCTGACGCTCGGCGAAGAGCGCCCGCACGCCGAGGCCGCGTCCGACCTCGTGGCCGATCACGATGCCGCCGAGGGCTGGCGACAACACGGCGTTCGGGCCGAGCCCGCGGGTCGCCGAGGCCAGGCCCTCGCCCAGCCTGGCGGCGACGTCCGGAAACTGCAGCACGAGCGCGCACTGCAGGTACCCAGGGCTGTGCAGCCCCGACGTGAGCCGGAAGTGGCCCTCGAGCAACGCGCCGCGTGCACGGAACAGGTCGAGTACTTCACCGGATGTCATGGCGCCTCCGCTATCGGGCGGCTAGTATACAATTTCGAACTTGCCTCCTGCCCGCTCCGTCTACTCTGGAGGCCGTGACCCGGGCGCGCCGCGTCCCCGGTGTCGCGGGCCTTCCGGTGAGGCTGGCGCTGTCGACGCCTTCTTCGTGGAGAGTTCCGAGATGTCAGTCCAGTCGTTCCGCGCCGCGACCGCGGCCCTCGTGATGTTGTCGTGCGCCGTGCCAGCCCTGGCCCAGGGCCGGCTGCAGGTGTCGGCTGCCCAGGCCGCCGCGCCGACCGGTCCGGCGCGCATGCTGACGATGGACGAAGCGGTGGAGCTCGCGCTCGAGCAGAACCTCAACCTGCGGGTCGAGCGGATCAACCCCCGGATCCAGGACGAGGTGGTCGATCAGGCGCGCGCCGTATGGCTGCCCGTCGTCTTCGGCGGCGCAAGCTACAACAACGCTGACAGCCCGCCCGACAGCTTCCTCTCGGGCAGCAGCGACACGTTGAAGACCGACTTCTTCTCGGCCAACACGGGCGTGCAGCAGGCGCTCCCGTGGGGGGCGAGCTACCAGGTGTCGTTCGACGGGTCGCGGTCGACGAGCAACAACATCTTCAACACGTTCAACCCGCGCGTGCGGTCGAACCTGAACCTCACGTACTCGCAGCCGCTGCTGCGCAACCGCGAGATCGACGGCAACCGCCAGCAACTGTTGATCAGCCGCAACAAC
The Acidobacteriota bacterium DNA segment above includes these coding regions:
- a CDS encoding 1-deoxy-D-xylulose-5-phosphate reductoisomerase; translation: MKRIAILGSTGSIGQSALSVVEAHPERLEVTALAAGRNTATFVEQVERFRPRSVSLSSEQALVDVKRALTAATCNRIGVLGHGSDGLCAVVTQPDVDLVLCASSGTAALEAVLAAIEAGKTIALANKEVLVMAGGLVTAAARRRGVTILPVDSEHNAIHQCLHGRRADELRRLVLTASGGPFRTATAEALAAVTPDAALSHPTWKMGRKITIDSATLMNKGLEVIEAHWLFDVPASRIDVVVHPQSVVHSLVELVDGSVIAQLGVTDMRLPLQYAFSYPDRWEAALPSLDLVRAGRLEFFEPDLARFPCLGLAFRALAAGGAYPIVLNAANEVAVAAFLAGRLPFQGIPALIERALEAHAGAGGGEPRDLADIRQVDRWAHAFSHELTGGLQSDHQG
- a CDS encoding phosphatidate cytidylyltransferase, which produces MLTRIVSGLVLLAVVVAVVVALPPWGTIALAAVVVALASHEFARLAGPGGFAALPMVVATVASSLAMAFGGPVSVVLLAALIVVGALAVGRGRPDEDALRQVGVALAAPVYIGVPAGAILALRVEFGPWALLAALLTVMASDIAQFFGGRALGRRLLAPVVSPKKTVEGAVSGVAAAAVVLPALGAWWLPGAGMLWLAILGVLMALLGIVGDLFESLIKRSAGVKDSSSLIPGHGGMLDRVDSLLFAVPVLYVWLRYATP
- a CDS encoding isoprenyl transferase → MLARVAEGSPDEALVRQIDFDRLPTHIAVIMDGNGRWAARRLLPRVEGHRAGIDAVRDVVETSARLGIRVLTLYAFSVENWKRPATEVNTLMGLLKRYLRSELQTLLQNDIRFRVIGRREALAPDIQRELADAEARTGDNRGMLFNIALNYGGRAEIVDAARRAMASGLTPDELDEARFAGFLYTAGQPDPDLLIRTSGELRISNYLLWQIAYAEIWVTETLWPDFRCRHLLEAIVAYQKRERRYGGIDAPALAGR
- the truA gene encoding tRNA pseudouridine(38-40) synthase TruA, which codes for MRTVRITLAYDGGRYAGWQRQANGPSVQAAVEQALETLEERKVAVVGAGRTDAGVHALGQVASATLSREIEPAALVRALNARLPHDIRVLAAADAPDGFNARFAAREKLYRYRIFNRAIGDPFERRYSWHVARPLDFDALADALAVVEGQHDFAAFQATGSHVTSTVRTLSGVSAQLTAWAPMRGAVEPDVEEGGVVSLDFRGDGFLRHMVRNIVGSVVQVGLGRRPARWMADVLDGRDRRRAGPTAPPEGLFLVSVRYAGDPPAGGGHDWRPVDDER
- the pyrE gene encoding orotate phosphoribosyltransferase; this encodes MTSGEVLDLFRARGALLEGHFRLTSGLHSPGYLQCALVLQFPDVAARLGEGLASATRGLGPNAVLSPALGGIVIGHEVGRGLGVRALFAERQDGGLRLRRGFTLGRDDRVLVVEDVLTTGGSTRETIEVARAAGATVVGAAAIVNRGSAVDLGVPFVALASIDLPTYDADRCPLCAAGSAAVKPGSR